One cyanobiont of Ornithocercus magnificus DNA segment encodes these proteins:
- a CDS encoding F420-0--gamma-glutamyl ligase — translation MSALLVILLSLGLLMLWIELRHRLRPHSPLVLSPRSAEVVRGERNLDLTVKFAIHNHHRRMEVMIPELWVKPTLLSDSRINRVKLRTSIKPNHPDEPARDDGYWPAYIVRGGQFTEIEVFIQLWTDSYQYPCQDIDGIWFDLHWVNYGPFGRLVKRDGVVVPLRYPDPPSNIGTKFCKAANCRILPIRTHLLGRLDNPLSILKHYAGNLIQPGDILIIGETPLAVMQGRYQHPAEIEPSCEARLLCRVFHPTSSLATACGLQALINIEGPSRILVAWVGGFLLRLAGVRGGFYRLAGSQAQLIDDVTGTVPPYDQTIVLGPRNTEEFCQRASSELGAYIAVADVNELGSVKLLATSSGCDKVLLCQALQSNPAGNANEQTPLVLVRPEATDQAAKIES, via the coding sequence ATGTCAGCCCTGCTCGTGATTCTGCTCTCTCTAGGGCTACTTATGCTCTGGATTGAGTTACGGCATCGTTTACGTCCACACTCACCTTTGGTGCTCAGTCCACGTAGTGCAGAGGTTGTTAGAGGTGAGCGGAACCTAGACCTGACAGTCAAATTTGCAATTCATAATCACCACCGCCGAATGGAGGTGATGATTCCGGAACTATGGGTTAAACCAACCCTACTTAGTGACAGCCGCATTAATAGAGTAAAGTTGCGTACATCTATCAAGCCAAATCATCCAGATGAACCTGCGCGCGATGATGGTTATTGGCCAGCTTATATAGTTAGAGGGGGTCAGTTTACTGAGATAGAGGTATTTATACAGCTTTGGACTGATAGCTATCAATATCCTTGCCAGGACATTGATGGTATATGGTTTGACTTACATTGGGTTAACTATGGACCCTTTGGACGACTAGTTAAACGAGATGGTGTTGTAGTCCCTCTTAGGTATCCTGATCCACCCTCAAATATCGGGACCAAGTTCTGTAAAGCTGCAAACTGCAGGATATTACCAATACGCACACATCTCCTCGGTAGGCTTGATAACCCTCTAAGTATACTTAAGCACTACGCTGGAAATCTGATACAACCTGGTGACATTCTAATAATTGGAGAAACTCCACTTGCTGTGATGCAAGGACGCTATCAACATCCAGCTGAGATTGAGCCAAGTTGTGAGGCTCGTTTACTGTGTCGCGTCTTCCATCCCACAAGTAGCCTGGCTACAGCTTGTGGTCTCCAAGCACTAATTAATATTGAAGGACCAAGTCGTATCTTGGTAGCATGGGTTGGTGGATTTTTGCTAAGACTGGCTGGAGTCAGAGGAGGTTTCTATCGCCTTGCAGGCTCGCAAGCCCAGCTAATTGATGATGTCACTGGAACAGTGCCTCCCTACGACCAGACAATTGTCTTAGGCCCCAGGAATACAGAAGAATTTTGCCAGCGCGCTTCGTCTGAGCTTGGTGCTTATATCGCTGTTGCAGATGTCAACGAGCTTGGTAGTGTCAAGCTTTTGGCTACTAGTAGCGGTTGTGATAAAGTCCTGCTTTGCCAAGCGCTTCAATCTAATCCAGCTGGTAATGCCAATGAACAAACACCGCTAGTGCTAGTTCGACCTGAGGCAACAGACCAGGCAGCAAAGATAGAATCATGA